A region from the bacterium genome encodes:
- a CDS encoding FtsQ-type POTRA domain-containing protein, with amino-acid sequence MASGSAPWRRRRAMATRRRGPWWKLLLALIVFAVALAGFGSWQGLRALLGSDWLRLREVRVEGCRVLPAARVQERLAPLLGRPLYGRGAVDLDSLALALTDLPRLKGVTLKRRPPATLECRVEEAVGVALWLEGDFVEIDAGGLPLERFGDPAPDLPIIRPAQNLGADSLRRLALAALGGLRGADFDLAREVSEMTADSTGIVYYRGDSPTRVRMGWEDFGARARCYRELFAEIAADTFPGELDLRYRDQVVARKSTARAKPQEKP; translated from the coding sequence ATGGCGAGCGGTAGCGCGCCCTGGCGCCGCCGGCGCGCGATGGCCACCAGGCGGCGGGGCCCCTGGTGGAAGCTGCTCCTCGCCCTGATCGTCTTCGCGGTGGCGCTGGCCGGCTTCGGGAGCTGGCAGGGCCTGCGCGCCCTGCTGGGCAGCGACTGGCTCCGCCTGCGCGAAGTGCGCGTCGAGGGTTGCCGCGTGCTGCCCGCCGCGCGCGTGCAGGAGCGCCTGGCGCCGCTCCTCGGCCGGCCGCTCTACGGGCGGGGCGCCGTGGACCTCGACTCGCTGGCCCTGGCCCTGACCGACCTGCCGCGCCTGAAGGGAGTGACGCTCAAGCGCCGGCCGCCCGCCACCCTCGAGTGCCGGGTCGAGGAAGCCGTCGGCGTCGCGCTCTGGCTGGAGGGGGACTTCGTCGAGATCGACGCCGGCGGTCTGCCGCTGGAGCGCTTCGGGGACCCGGCGCCGGACCTGCCGATTATCAGGCCCGCGCAGAACCTCGGGGCCGACAGCCTGCGCCGCCTCGCCCTGGCGGCTCTCGGCGGCCTGCGCGGGGCCGACTTCGACCTCGCCCGCGAGGTCAGCGAAATGACTGCGGATTCGACCGGGATCGTCTATTATCGGGGGGACAGCCCGACGCGCGTGCGGATGGGCTGGGAGGACTTCGGCGCCCGGGCGCGCTGCTACCGGGAGCTCTTCGCCGAGATCGCCGCCGACACCTTCCCCGGAGAGCTGGACCTGCGCTACCGGGACCAGGTCGTAGCCAGGAAGTCCACTGCGCGGGCCAAGCCGCAGGAGAAGCCATGA